Proteins encoded within one genomic window of Hyalangium minutum:
- a CDS encoding serine/threonine-protein kinase: MGCPDENALSNFYGGLLPEEQRVAILAHVEGCTSCQRALAAAAETGTASDVAHEVSDGGAALARGATLSRYVVLERIGHGAMGVVYAAYDPELDRQVALKLLRPRGRQLEELRRRLLLEAQSLARLSHPNVVAVHDVGTAGDVVFLALELVEGTSLERWMAEPRPWREVLRVFLDAGRGLTAAHAAGLVHRDFKPANVLLGKDGRARVTDFGLARPSNRAGLSEGGTAPREVSVGGLVSSSSGGRLLAGTPAYMSPEQLLGQGIDALSDQFSFCVALFEALFRARPFEGHGVEALTRNVSEGKVRPIPRESKVPASVRRAVLRGLRARPEERFPSMDTLLEALTPRSMRVRTWLAAAGVAVGLLGVPAGYVLSHRREVRCAQEADKLAAAWSPERRERVHAAFLATGTAYAPAAWEKFSAALEAHAAQWRELRTEACLATEGSKADTAWQTAACLDSRLWQLAAVTGLLEKADAQAVQNSQQLLASLDGLAGCKEAPALSTRPQPPDALRPRVDEARRRLAEARARMDAGRHTEGIELTKALLKDIQGLDYRPLEAEVLLLNGQVHALAGKLKEAEESLYKALWAAEAGRDDETVARVWNMLVWVVGDQQARASEVERIVQHAEAAVERLGRDRFPAIAIDLHLRMGGMLLVQGKLEEADAEYSQGLVLSRKADAGPESSRTAYFLSGLGRVRSRQNRPTEALELYRQSQAVRERLWGPEHPAQALSLNNIAIELLALGRREEAIATWRRALALLEASRPPDHPSFAAPLINLASVLRSMGRLDEAKKNLERALAISEKSKGPDHPNTASAISELGMVAFDSQRLDEARAYHQQALERVQRALGPDTSRAAPLLTSLGIIDLREGRYAEARKELTRALQLWEKEGGPDASSVTQALRPMARLEVATSAPRNALEHCQRALAVDERVQGANAPDVALDLACLAEGHLALGEPEQAVPLLERARQLHASAPRDPLDEAWAAFLLARALGEQRRAPDRTRAAALAEEARERMESLGLRARVELKHVLAWQRRGEGP, translated from the coding sequence ATGGGCTGCCCCGATGAGAATGCGCTGAGCAACTTCTACGGGGGCCTGCTCCCGGAGGAGCAGAGGGTTGCCATCCTCGCTCACGTGGAGGGGTGTACCAGCTGTCAGCGGGCGTTGGCGGCGGCGGCGGAGACGGGGACAGCCTCGGATGTGGCGCACGAGGTCTCGGACGGAGGCGCCGCGCTGGCCCGTGGGGCCACCCTCTCTCGCTACGTGGTGCTCGAGCGGATCGGCCATGGAGCCATGGGCGTGGTGTACGCGGCCTATGATCCAGAGCTGGATCGCCAGGTGGCCCTCAAGCTGCTGCGCCCTCGGGGACGCCAGTTGGAAGAGCTGCGGCGGAGGCTGCTGCTCGAGGCCCAGTCGCTGGCCCGCCTCTCTCACCCGAACGTCGTCGCCGTGCATGACGTGGGCACGGCGGGCGATGTCGTCTTCCTGGCCCTGGAGCTGGTGGAGGGCACCTCGCTCGAGCGCTGGATGGCCGAGCCTCGCCCCTGGCGCGAGGTGCTGCGCGTGTTCCTCGATGCCGGACGGGGACTGACGGCCGCGCACGCGGCGGGCCTGGTGCACCGCGACTTCAAGCCCGCCAATGTGCTCCTTGGCAAGGATGGACGGGCGCGGGTGACGGACTTCGGGCTGGCGCGGCCCTCCAACCGTGCGGGTTTGTCCGAGGGCGGCACCGCGCCACGCGAGGTCTCCGTCGGAGGGCTCGTCTCCTCGAGCTCGGGAGGCCGCCTGCTGGCGGGAACGCCGGCCTATATGTCTCCGGAGCAGCTCCTCGGACAGGGGATAGATGCGCTCTCGGATCAGTTCAGCTTCTGTGTGGCTCTCTTCGAGGCCCTCTTCCGTGCGCGGCCCTTCGAGGGGCACGGTGTCGAGGCGCTGACCCGGAACGTGAGCGAGGGGAAGGTGCGGCCGATTCCTCGCGAGTCGAAGGTTCCGGCCTCGGTCCGCCGCGCGGTGCTGCGAGGGCTCCGTGCCAGGCCCGAGGAGCGGTTCCCCTCCATGGATACCCTGTTGGAGGCGCTCACCCCGCGCTCCATGAGGGTGCGCACGTGGCTGGCCGCCGCGGGGGTCGCGGTGGGCCTGCTGGGAGTGCCCGCGGGCTATGTGCTCTCTCACCGGCGCGAGGTGCGCTGCGCGCAGGAGGCGGACAAGCTCGCCGCGGCCTGGAGCCCCGAGCGTCGCGAGCGGGTGCATGCGGCCTTTCTCGCCACCGGCACGGCTTACGCCCCCGCGGCCTGGGAGAAGTTCTCCGCGGCGCTGGAAGCCCATGCCGCCCAGTGGCGCGAGCTGCGCACCGAGGCTTGCCTCGCGACGGAGGGCAGCAAGGCGGACACCGCGTGGCAGACGGCCGCGTGCCTGGACAGCCGGCTGTGGCAGCTCGCCGCCGTCACCGGACTGCTGGAGAAGGCGGACGCGCAGGCGGTGCAGAACTCGCAGCAGCTGCTGGCCTCGCTCGATGGGCTCGCAGGGTGCAAGGAGGCACCGGCGCTGTCCACCCGGCCGCAGCCGCCGGATGCGCTCCGCCCTCGTGTGGACGAGGCACGGCGCAGGCTGGCCGAGGCCCGGGCCCGCATGGACGCGGGCCGGCACACCGAGGGCATCGAGCTGACCAAGGCGCTGCTGAAGGACATCCAGGGGCTGGACTACCGCCCGCTGGAGGCGGAGGTGCTCCTGCTGAATGGCCAGGTCCACGCGCTCGCCGGTAAGCTCAAGGAGGCGGAGGAGAGCCTCTACAAGGCCCTCTGGGCCGCCGAGGCCGGGCGGGATGACGAGACGGTGGCCCGCGTGTGGAACATGCTCGTCTGGGTGGTGGGGGATCAGCAGGCGCGCGCCAGCGAGGTGGAGCGCATCGTCCAGCACGCCGAGGCCGCGGTGGAGCGCCTGGGCCGGGATCGCTTCCCCGCCATCGCCATTGATCTCCACCTGAGGATGGGAGGGATGCTGCTGGTGCAGGGCAAGCTGGAGGAGGCGGACGCGGAGTACTCCCAGGGCCTGGTGCTGTCGCGAAAGGCGGATGCAGGCCCGGAAAGCTCGCGCACGGCCTACTTCCTCTCGGGCCTGGGCCGCGTCCGCAGCCGGCAGAACCGCCCCACGGAGGCGCTGGAGCTCTATCGACAGTCCCAGGCGGTGCGTGAGCGCCTCTGGGGACCCGAGCACCCTGCGCAGGCGCTCAGCCTCAACAACATCGCCATCGAGCTGCTCGCGCTGGGGCGGCGGGAGGAGGCGATCGCCACGTGGCGCCGTGCCCTGGCGCTGCTGGAGGCCTCGCGCCCGCCGGACCATCCCAGCTTCGCCGCCCCGCTCATCAACCTCGCCTCGGTGCTTCGCAGCATGGGGCGCTTGGATGAGGCCAAGAAGAACCTGGAGCGTGCCCTGGCCATCTCCGAGAAGAGCAAGGGACCGGATCATCCCAACACGGCCAGCGCCATCAGTGAGCTGGGGATGGTGGCCTTCGACTCGCAGCGGCTGGACGAGGCCCGTGCCTACCACCAGCAGGCGCTGGAGCGCGTTCAGCGGGCGCTGGGGCCGGACACGTCGCGTGCCGCTCCGCTGCTGACCTCTCTGGGCATCATTGATCTGCGCGAGGGCCGCTACGCCGAGGCCCGGAAAGAGCTGACGCGTGCCCTGCAGCTCTGGGAGAAGGAGGGGGGACCCGATGCCTCCTCGGTCACCCAGGCGCTGCGGCCGATGGCGCGTCTCGAGGTGGCCACGAGTGCACCGCGCAATGCGCTGGAGCACTGCCAGAGGGCCCTGGCCGTGGATGAGCGGGTGCAGGGCGCCAATGCCCCGGACGTCGCGCTGGATCTCGCCTGCCTCGCGGAGGGGCACCTGGCCCTGGGCGAGCCGGAGCAGGCCGTGCCGTTGCTGGAGCGGGCCCGGCAGCTCCACGCGAGTGCCCCGAGGGATCCACTCGATGAGGCCTGGGCTGCTTTTCTGCTGGCCCGGGCGCTCGGTGAGCAGCGGCGTGCGCCAGATCGCACGCGTGCGGCGGCGCTGGCCGAGGAGGCGCGCGAGCGCATGGAGAGCCTGGGGCTCCGCGCCCGCGTGGAGCTGAAGCACGTGCTGGCCTGGCAGCGGCGGGGAGAGGGCCCATGA
- a CDS encoding sigma-70 family RNA polymerase sigma factor produces MSESGDRGALSALMRTHVSPERRAALDLVEGLEALLRGHHAAGQAQWPSVPLSPERFVKHLARHMPEGSGEALRSLHAADLYLACACSDGEPRGLQAFEQHILRRVPSRLGQLADFTVDDVLQELRQRLLVGRGDAPPRIADYSGRGPLLAWVRIIATRIVGELAHQQGRQVLFDEPPEVLARMLASSDPERELLREDTRQALTEALRNALVALSDKDRALLRLHHLHGLTMDRLSAMYGESRSGVARRVAQARERLMELTRKDLASRLNLGGTEVESLLELVQSRLDLSLQGLLG; encoded by the coding sequence ATGAGCGAGTCAGGAGACCGGGGTGCCCTCTCGGCGCTCATGAGGACCCACGTGTCCCCGGAGCGGCGCGCCGCGCTGGACCTTGTGGAGGGACTGGAGGCCCTGCTGCGAGGGCACCACGCGGCGGGACAGGCCCAGTGGCCGTCGGTGCCGCTGAGCCCGGAGCGCTTCGTGAAGCACCTGGCCCGGCACATGCCCGAGGGTTCGGGGGAGGCACTGCGTTCGCTCCACGCCGCGGATCTCTACCTGGCTTGTGCTTGCTCTGACGGAGAGCCTCGTGGGCTCCAAGCCTTCGAGCAGCACATCCTCCGGCGAGTCCCCTCGCGGCTGGGACAGCTCGCGGACTTCACCGTGGATGATGTCCTGCAGGAGCTCCGCCAGCGGCTGCTGGTGGGCCGAGGCGACGCGCCGCCTCGCATCGCTGACTACTCGGGCCGGGGGCCGCTCCTGGCATGGGTGCGCATCATCGCCACGCGCATCGTGGGCGAGCTGGCGCACCAGCAAGGGCGCCAGGTGCTCTTCGACGAGCCGCCCGAGGTGCTCGCCCGGATGCTGGCCTCGAGTGATCCGGAGCGCGAGCTGCTCCGCGAGGACACCCGACAGGCCCTCACCGAGGCGCTCCGCAACGCCCTGGTGGCGCTCTCCGATAAGGATCGCGCCCTGCTGCGCCTGCACCACCTCCACGGCCTCACCATGGACCGGCTCTCGGCGATGTACGGCGAGTCCCGCTCGGGCGTGGCGCGCCGGGTGGCGCAGGCCCGCGAGCGGCTGATGGAGCTCACGCGCAAGGATCTGGCCTCGCGGCTGAACCTGGGCGGCACGGAAGTGGAGAGCCTGCTCGAGCTGGTGCAGAGCCGTCTGGACCTCAGCCTCCAAGGGTTGT